One stretch of Caldalkalibacillus salinus DNA includes these proteins:
- a CDS encoding sulfatase-like hydrolase/transferase, giving the protein MALILINNVIKAGKNIFQAVFNREKLVPLLILSFVLAKLMVVEYTMIGYIHIMSLKTTIGITLILLSLVYIFKNKNVYRYMMALNVVTSLLLLAHLLYYRYFGIPISLFVLLQGSNLSGLGPSILHLLQTIDFLLFIDIFVLIPLFMKIKGPISPPNYKVGITFLCLGALIASIVPLLTAVFIGPSDVIKRYNGSTFVIKYGIIGHHIADTVNVMYEMRRINLTDEDRSRIEAWFDHKDRLYGPRNTNHKYHGLSDDKNLILIQIESLQNFVLDLEVDGHVITPNLNRMLKNSLYYPNIYAQTVEGNSSDAELLVNTSTFPLRQGATFFRYPDTHYFSLGKALKNKGYNEAFALHGDYGDFWNRDIVYPYLDFDHFYDMSFFEMDEFIGMGLSDDSFFRQSIPYIKDKEHPFYAYYTTLTSHTPFIIPDEYKTLDLQGEISDTHLGRYLESVHYADNALGYFVKQLEAMGLLENSLVVIYGDHKGVFREHIPEIEAHLGDSNIDNEKWLRRYEPIPFIIFNPQYEGEVFETIGGQVDVMPTLLSLLGLDEDKYYHQTMGVDLFSLDEEHGFALIPSGGYNQQAIVTYDQVHPTFDKEANEILDIAELIIRGNYHK; this is encoded by the coding sequence GTGGCCCTCATTTTAATTAACAATGTTATTAAAGCAGGTAAAAACATCTTTCAGGCCGTCTTCAACCGAGAAAAGTTAGTTCCACTACTGATTTTAAGTTTTGTATTAGCAAAATTAATGGTAGTGGAATATACGATGATCGGTTACATTCATATTATGTCTTTGAAGACCACCATTGGTATCACATTAATTCTGCTCTCTCTAGTATATATATTCAAAAATAAGAATGTTTATCGATATATGATGGCCTTGAACGTTGTAACCTCATTATTATTATTAGCTCACCTGCTATACTACAGGTATTTTGGCATTCCTATTAGTTTATTTGTACTATTACAAGGCTCTAATTTAAGTGGACTAGGTCCGAGTATCCTACATTTATTACAAACCATAGATTTTCTATTATTTATTGATATTTTTGTTCTTATTCCTTTGTTTATGAAGATTAAAGGCCCTATATCACCTCCTAATTATAAAGTGGGTATCACGTTCCTATGTTTAGGCGCTTTGATCGCGAGTATCGTACCTTTATTAACAGCCGTATTTATTGGCCCAAGTGATGTTATCAAACGTTATAATGGTTCAACTTTTGTCATCAAATATGGCATTATTGGTCACCATATAGCGGATACAGTCAATGTCATGTACGAGATGAGAAGGATAAATCTAACGGATGAAGATAGATCCCGTATTGAAGCGTGGTTTGATCATAAAGATCGTTTATATGGACCTAGGAATACAAATCATAAATATCATGGATTATCCGATGATAAAAATCTCATTCTGATCCAGATAGAATCACTTCAAAACTTTGTTTTAGATCTTGAAGTCGATGGGCATGTAATTACACCCAATCTAAATCGCATGTTAAAAAACAGCCTATACTATCCAAATATTTATGCCCAAACAGTTGAGGGAAACAGTTCTGATGCGGAACTATTAGTGAATACGTCTACCTTTCCACTGAGACAGGGTGCAACATTTTTTAGGTACCCTGATACCCATTATTTCTCGTTAGGGAAAGCATTGAAGAATAAGGGCTACAATGAGGCTTTTGCCTTACATGGGGATTATGGAGACTTTTGGAACCGTGATATCGTATACCCGTATTTAGATTTTGATCACTTTTATGATATGTCTTTTTTTGAGATGGATGAATTTATAGGAATGGGCCTTAGTGATGACTCATTCTTCCGTCAATCGATACCCTATATTAAGGATAAGGAGCATCCTTTTTATGCTTACTATACAACGTTGACCAGCCATACACCCTTCATCATTCCAGATGAATACAAAACCCTTGATTTACAAGGAGAGATATCAGACACTCACTTAGGTCGCTATTTGGAAAGTGTCCATTATGCAGATAACGCACTTGGTTATTTTGTAAAACAACTTGAAGCGATGGGCTTACTAGAAAACAGCTTAGTGGTTATTTACGGTGATCATAAAGGAGTATTTAGAGAGCATATCCCAGAAATTGAAGCCCATTTAGGAGATTCGAATATTGACAATGAAAAATGGCTAAGGCGTTATGAACCGATACCGTTCATCATTTTTAACCCACAATACGAAGGTGAGGTTTTTGAGACGATCGGTGGGCAAGTCGATGTCATGCCAACTTTGTTATCTCTATTAGGGCTTGACGAAGATAAATATTATCACCAAACGATGGGAGTAGACCTTTTCTCATTGGATGAAGAGCATGGTTTTGCGCTCATACCTTCTGGGGGATATAACCAACAAGCTATCGTGACCTATGATCAAGTTCACCCAACTTTTGATAAAGAGGCTAACGAGATACTAGATATTGCTGAGCTGATCATTCGGGGGAATTATCACAAATAA
- a CDS encoding sulfatase-like hydrolase/transferase, which produces MQIWKNTVNKIIESKSKILYITFWAIILFKIFHVEYLMRETVSILSFGITLGIIFLLSSLTYVLTKRRVYTYFIIINALITILLIGDLLYFRYFGTPLTTYLLLQSGNLSGLGPSIVSLLNGTDLLLFMDIFVVLALLIFNSNTLPDTNRNYKKLIKYAVIGIILVSIVPTLILTIGHGHVFQRYHGMSFVKTYGVLGHHVADAMSFTIESKRVNLSDHDKEKIRQWFLAKEGKFGDRDNNHEYFSLAENKNLILIQVESLQNFTLNLEVEGHEITPHLNSVLDHSLYFSNIYPQTREGNSSDAELLVNTSSYPIGTGATVFRYPDTSYMTLGQQLKEKGYASNFALHGDDGDFWNRTNVYPYLAFDQYYHLDYFDLDEEIGMGLSDRSFFRQSISLIAEKEQPFYAYFTTLTSHTPFEIPEEYKTLDFSGDISGSYLGHYLESVHYADHAIGSFLDELDNIGLLDHSIVVFYGDHKGVFPSDIPQIETYLGDDNIDNELWLRKYEQVPFIIYNPAFSGERIEVIGGHIDIMPTLLSILGIEEEQIAHGTMGIDLFSIDQEYGSAFIPSGDYNKQAYVTPDKVMDGLPKDAREALDIAELIIRGNYHKDDQE; this is translated from the coding sequence GTGCAAATATGGAAAAACACTGTAAATAAAATAATCGAATCAAAGAGTAAAATCTTGTATATTACTTTTTGGGCTATTATTTTGTTTAAAATCTTTCATGTTGAGTACCTAATGAGGGAAACAGTATCGATTCTTTCGTTTGGTATAACTTTAGGTATCATTTTTTTATTGTCATCCCTTACCTATGTCCTTACTAAAAGGCGTGTCTATACATACTTCATTATCATTAATGCTCTAATTACAATTCTTCTCATTGGAGATTTATTGTATTTCCGCTATTTTGGAACGCCATTAACCACATATCTTTTACTACAGAGTGGGAACTTATCAGGGTTAGGGCCAAGTATCGTTTCCTTGCTTAATGGAACAGATTTGCTTCTGTTTATGGATATTTTTGTAGTTTTAGCCCTTTTAATATTTAATTCAAACACTCTACCAGATACAAACAGAAACTACAAAAAACTAATTAAGTATGCCGTTATTGGAATTATTTTAGTTAGCATTGTGCCGACACTAATCCTAACAATAGGACACGGACATGTCTTTCAACGATATCATGGTATGTCTTTTGTAAAAACATACGGAGTTTTAGGCCATCATGTAGCTGATGCGATGTCCTTTACAATTGAGTCTAAAAGGGTTAACTTGAGCGATCATGATAAAGAAAAGATTCGCCAGTGGTTTCTTGCTAAAGAAGGGAAGTTTGGGGACAGGGACAACAATCATGAGTATTTCTCTCTAGCCGAAAATAAAAACCTCATATTAATTCAAGTAGAATCTCTGCAAAATTTCACCCTAAATTTAGAAGTAGAGGGCCATGAAATAACGCCACATCTTAATTCAGTCTTAGATCATAGCCTTTATTTCTCAAACATATATCCTCAAACGAGAGAGGGGAATAGTTCTGATGCAGAATTGCTAGTTAATACCTCATCGTATCCTATTGGAACAGGAGCGACAGTATTTAGGTATCCAGACACATCGTATATGACATTAGGTCAACAATTAAAGGAGAAAGGGTATGCTTCAAATTTTGCCTTGCATGGAGACGACGGTGACTTTTGGAATCGCACTAACGTTTACCCGTATCTCGCCTTTGATCAATACTATCACTTAGATTATTTTGACCTAGACGAAGAAATTGGTATGGGTCTAAGTGACCGTTCCTTTTTTAGACAATCAATCTCTTTAATAGCAGAGAAAGAACAGCCTTTTTATGCTTATTTTACAACATTAACGAGCCATACGCCTTTTGAAATACCAGAGGAGTATAAGACGTTGGATTTCTCAGGTGATATTTCTGGCAGTTACTTAGGACACTACCTTGAAAGCGTACACTACGCTGACCATGCTATCGGTTCTTTTCTAGATGAACTAGATAATATTGGACTATTAGACCATTCTATAGTTGTATTTTATGGTGATCATAAGGGGGTATTTCCCAGCGATATACCCCAAATAGAAACGTATTTAGGTGATGATAACATTGACAACGAATTATGGTTAAGAAAATACGAACAAGTCCCTTTTATTATTTATAACCCAGCATTTAGTGGCGAAAGAATAGAAGTCATAGGTGGGCATATAGATATTATGCCGACATTGCTCTCCATTTTAGGAATTGAAGAGGAGCAAATAGCACACGGAACTATGGGAATTGATTTGTTTTCAATTGACCAGGAATATGGTTCCGCTTTTATCCCGTCGGGGGATTACAATAAACAAGCCTATGTCACGCCAGATAAAGTGATGGATGGATTACCTAAAGACGCAAGAGAAGCGCTAGACATTGCGGAGCTTATCATACGAGGGAATTATCATAAAGATGACCAGGAGTAA
- a CDS encoding class I SAM-dependent rRNA methyltransferase, producing MTASRTLKVKPAYTHKFKKGYPLLTLDALLDNRVDMEEGDIFRLVDERGAFIAKGYYGRQNKGHGWILTSHEGEEIDQAFFDRLVAEAVCKRSQLYHQSETTAFRVFNGEGDGIGGLHIDYFDGYYLIHWYSRGIYAFKPLVLQALENVVSYKGIYEKKRFGRQGGTYVEDDDFVKGEKATFPLMVKENGMKFAVYLNEGAMVGFFLDQREVRKVIRDHYAEGKSVLNTFSYTGAFSVAAALGGASKTTSVDVANRSLSKTIEQFSLNGIDYEAQDIIVEDVFKYFNYAAKKQQTYDMVILDPPSFARTKKHTFSATKDYKRLLKDIIPLTEAGGMIVASTNSASLSMKKFKRFIDSAFKEKGGSYNILETYTLPKDFKTLASFREGHYLKVVFIKKEF from the coding sequence ATGACAGCAAGTCGAACCCTAAAAGTTAAACCTGCATATACCCATAAGTTTAAAAAGGGGTATCCCCTTCTAACCTTAGACGCACTTTTAGATAACAGAGTCGATATGGAGGAAGGGGATATCTTCCGCCTCGTTGATGAGCGAGGTGCATTTATCGCTAAAGGCTACTACGGTAGACAAAACAAAGGACATGGTTGGATATTAACCTCTCATGAAGGTGAAGAGATCGATCAAGCCTTCTTTGACCGTCTAGTCGCTGAAGCCGTATGTAAGCGCTCACAATTATATCATCAATCGGAGACGACCGCCTTTCGTGTGTTCAATGGGGAAGGGGATGGTATAGGTGGCCTCCACATCGATTATTTCGACGGATACTATTTAATTCACTGGTACAGCAGAGGGATATACGCCTTCAAGCCATTGGTCCTACAAGCGCTTGAGAACGTTGTGTCTTACAAGGGTATCTATGAGAAAAAGCGCTTTGGCCGACAAGGTGGCACATATGTTGAAGATGATGATTTTGTTAAAGGGGAGAAAGCCACGTTTCCGCTCATGGTAAAAGAGAATGGCATGAAGTTTGCCGTTTATTTGAATGAGGGAGCCATGGTAGGATTTTTTCTAGATCAGCGTGAGGTAAGGAAGGTGATTAGAGACCATTATGCTGAAGGAAAAAGTGTGTTAAATACATTTTCTTATACAGGTGCGTTCTCCGTGGCTGCGGCACTCGGCGGTGCGTCTAAAACGACCAGTGTAGACGTGGCTAACAGAAGTTTATCCAAAACGATAGAGCAATTTAGTCTCAATGGTATAGATTATGAAGCCCAAGACATCATTGTTGAGGATGTCTTTAAGTACTTCAATTATGCTGCAAAAAAACAGCAGACATACGATATGGTTATACTGGACCCACCAAGCTTTGCTAGAACCAAAAAGCATACATTCAGTGCAACAAAAGATTACAAGCGCTTGCTTAAAGACATCATCCCGTTAACTGAGGCAGGGGGTATGATCGTGGCATCTACTAATAGTGCCTCGCTTAGCATGAAAAAGTTTAAGCGGTTTATTGACTCGGCTTTTAAAGAAAAAGGGGGAAGTTACAATATTCTTGAGACGTATACTTTACCTAAGGATTTCAAAACACTAGCAAGCTTTAGAGAAGGCCATTATCTTAAAGTCGTGTTCATTAAGAAAGAATTTTAA
- a CDS encoding methyl-accepting chemotaxis protein: MFRKVSSMQTRLLLVFLPIFIVTFALVSLFTYNISKEELDKEIKDRMMLLEANTRSGIENNFDTHQQVAESIVSIIEDSGRTLDRNDFRNLFSQMIVVNEDTLGAGVWYEPYTHNENDQYFGPYVYKDGDSLTYTTEYETSEYDYPTQDWYRKGVEAGQGEAGWTDPYYDETSGITMVTTAMPFYSDNGDLLGVVSSDIDITSIQKMIQDIQIENTGWAFLIDQEGNYLVPPDGQTMQANIADDDNFSGKIADNILTNMHDMQHMTHSGESYHLHYTTIPRTGWKLGLMMPEKELYAPLQELLLRLSVTGFVVLIGMVALIYFVSNRLTLPIKKLAGEVNKVANGDLTVSVSSEYRDEIGQLTNDFNHMVTNMNGLINEVNHSIRHVRESSENLSAISEETNATSEEVHSAISEITNGASVAASDAENVNQRTIDLSDHINKVKLSTEDMMRLSQEAEKSNDQGLSQIESLLKRSRESDNVIESIEDVIKGLADKVREIEKVISTINDISEQTNLLALNAGIEAARAGAEGKGFAVVAEEVRKLAEQSSQATEKVRVTLEGIGEESNKAVSHMDKTKKIAKDQSHSVQDTEEAFKTIAATIDKLVDSISSVTNDVTQMNESKDQVVESIQNISASTEQSAASCEEVSASYDEQLHAITSIAESAEQLNASSQDLDKMIKKFKVQKS, translated from the coding sequence TTGTTTCGTAAAGTATCGAGCATGCAAACGCGTCTACTGTTAGTCTTTTTACCTATCTTTATTGTGACCTTTGCTCTAGTCTCTTTATTTACATATAACATCTCGAAAGAAGAACTAGACAAAGAGATAAAAGATCGAATGATGTTGCTAGAGGCTAACACTAGAAGTGGCATAGAAAATAACTTTGACACCCATCAACAAGTGGCCGAATCCATCGTCTCAATTATTGAGGATAGTGGTAGGACACTAGATCGTAATGATTTTAGGAATCTATTCAGTCAAATGATCGTGGTTAATGAAGATACCCTTGGTGCAGGTGTATGGTATGAACCGTATACTCATAATGAAAATGACCAATACTTTGGTCCTTATGTGTACAAGGATGGAGATTCACTCACCTACACAACGGAGTATGAAACGTCTGAATATGATTATCCTACTCAGGACTGGTACAGAAAAGGGGTTGAAGCTGGTCAGGGAGAAGCTGGATGGACTGATCCCTATTATGATGAAACGTCTGGAATCACGATGGTCACGACCGCTATGCCTTTTTATAGTGATAACGGGGATTTACTAGGGGTTGTGTCTAGTGACATCGATATAACAAGTATTCAAAAAATGATTCAGGATATTCAGATTGAAAATACGGGATGGGCTTTCCTGATAGACCAAGAGGGAAACTATTTGGTTCCCCCAGATGGGCAAACGATGCAGGCAAACATCGCGGATGATGACAATTTCTCAGGAAAAATTGCGGACAACATTCTGACCAACATGCATGACATGCAACATATGACTCACAGCGGAGAATCCTACCATTTACACTACACCACGATACCTCGAACAGGGTGGAAACTCGGTTTAATGATGCCTGAGAAAGAACTCTACGCCCCCCTTCAAGAATTGCTACTCAGACTTTCGGTCACAGGGTTTGTTGTATTGATTGGTATGGTTGCACTCATTTACTTTGTATCGAATCGCTTGACGTTACCTATAAAAAAGCTGGCTGGAGAAGTTAACAAAGTAGCAAACGGTGACCTCACTGTCAGTGTTAGTTCCGAATATAGAGATGAAATTGGGCAATTGACAAATGACTTTAACCATATGGTAACCAATATGAATGGGCTCATTAACGAAGTCAACCACTCAATCAGACATGTGAGAGAGTCATCTGAGAACCTGAGTGCTATCTCAGAAGAAACAAACGCCACAAGTGAGGAAGTTCATAGTGCAATTAGTGAAATTACAAATGGGGCGTCCGTTGCTGCCTCTGACGCTGAAAATGTGAATCAAAGAACGATTGACTTATCTGATCATATTAATAAAGTGAAGTTAAGCACTGAGGACATGATGCGCTTGTCCCAAGAGGCCGAAAAGTCTAACGATCAGGGGCTCTCTCAGATTGAATCACTTCTGAAAAGATCCCGTGAATCAGACAACGTGATTGAGTCTATTGAAGATGTGATCAAAGGTTTAGCAGACAAAGTAAGAGAAATTGAAAAGGTCATATCCACTATTAATGATATATCGGAGCAAACAAATCTTCTAGCTCTAAATGCTGGAATTGAAGCGGCACGTGCCGGTGCAGAAGGTAAAGGCTTTGCGGTTGTGGCAGAAGAAGTACGTAAGTTGGCTGAGCAATCGAGCCAGGCAACAGAGAAAGTAAGGGTGACGTTGGAAGGTATCGGTGAGGAGTCTAATAAAGCAGTGTCACATATGGATAAAACGAAGAAGATAGCCAAAGATCAGAGTCATTCCGTACAGGATACAGAAGAAGCGTTCAAAACCATTGCTGCTACAATAGACAAACTCGTTGATTCTATCTCCTCAGTAACAAATGACGTGACTCAAATGAATGAGAGTAAAGATCAGGTGGTTGAATCCATACAGAACATTTCTGCTAGTACTGAGCAATCTGCGGCTTCATGTGAAGAAGTCAGTGCGTCTTATGATGAACAGCTTCATGCCATAACCTCTATTGCAGAGTCAGCAGAGCAGCTAAATGCATCTAGCCAAGACTTAGATAAAATGATTAAGAAATTTAAAGTTCAAAAATCATAA
- a CDS encoding amino acid ABC transporter substrate-binding protein, translating to MKHLLYVLMVFIVSFSLVACGAEQPENGDGQQGSGTEQDGEQQTEDGEDLSLYEAILEEGELRIGTEGTYPPFTYRDRETGELTGFDVEIAREVAERLGVTATFNETQWDAMFAGLDAERFDMVANQVGIRPDREEKYSFSNPYITSSAVLVTHVENDHVQGFEDIEGLTSAQSMTSNFADIAKAYGADIESVEGFNQAVELLVTKRVDVTINDRLSVLDFLNEREDAPVHIVAREEEASQSGLMFRQNGTEELVEAVNQALEDMMEDGTYLEISEKWFGEDVSQ from the coding sequence ATGAAACATTTACTTTATGTACTTATGGTGTTTATCGTATCATTTTCCCTTGTCGCCTGTGGAGCGGAACAACCTGAAAATGGAGACGGTCAGCAGGGATCGGGGACAGAGCAAGATGGAGAACAACAAACTGAAGATGGTGAAGACCTCTCACTATACGAAGCTATACTTGAGGAAGGAGAGCTTAGAATAGGAACGGAAGGCACTTATCCCCCGTTTACTTATCGAGATCGGGAGACAGGTGAGTTAACAGGATTTGATGTCGAGATCGCTCGGGAAGTGGCCGAACGTCTAGGGGTAACAGCCACATTTAACGAGACACAATGGGATGCCATGTTTGCCGGACTAGATGCTGAACGGTTTGACATGGTTGCCAACCAAGTAGGGATACGCCCCGATCGTGAAGAAAAATACAGCTTCTCAAATCCGTATATCACGTCTTCTGCTGTCCTTGTTACGCATGTAGAGAATGATCACGTGCAAGGATTTGAAGATATTGAAGGACTGACGTCGGCTCAATCCATGACAAGCAATTTTGCAGATATTGCTAAGGCCTATGGTGCAGACATAGAATCTGTAGAAGGTTTTAACCAAGCGGTTGAATTGCTCGTCACCAAAAGGGTGGACGTGACAATTAATGATCGATTGTCAGTACTTGATTTCTTAAATGAAAGAGAGGATGCCCCTGTTCATATTGTGGCCAGAGAAGAGGAAGCATCTCAGAGTGGCCTTATGTTCAGACAAAATGGAACTGAAGAGCTCGTAGAAGCCGTTAATCAAGCGCTTGAAGATATGATGGAAGACGGCACATACTTAGAGATCTCAGAGAAATGGTTTGGTGAAGATGTATCTCAGTAG
- a CDS encoding amino acid ABC transporter permease produces MYLSSIIASTDRFERLLDIAQSSLLPLVKGAILMTIPLTLISFTIGLGLAVMTALFRLSGFKLLRMIARFYVSVIRGTPLLVQLFIIFFGLPSVGMTIDPFPAAVIGFSLNVGAYASEIIRAAILSIPKGQWEASYSMGMTYGQTLRRTILPQASRVSIPPLSNSFISLVKDTSLAAMITVTEMFRTAQQIAATNYEFMLIYTQAAFIYWTICLGLTFIQDRIENRLDRYIAK; encoded by the coding sequence ATGTATCTCAGTAGCATTATCGCAAGTACAGATAGATTTGAACGATTATTAGACATTGCGCAAAGTTCCCTTCTCCCTTTGGTGAAGGGAGCTATTTTGATGACCATCCCTCTCACGCTTATATCTTTTACCATCGGATTAGGCTTAGCGGTTATGACAGCACTATTTAGATTATCTGGTTTTAAATTATTACGAATGATAGCAAGGTTCTACGTCTCCGTTATACGTGGGACACCACTGCTTGTGCAATTATTTATCATCTTTTTTGGATTACCATCTGTAGGTATGACCATAGACCCTTTCCCGGCTGCGGTAATTGGTTTTTCACTCAATGTCGGTGCTTATGCTTCAGAAATTATTCGTGCCGCCATCCTTTCCATCCCTAAGGGGCAATGGGAAGCGTCCTACTCCATGGGAATGACGTATGGGCAAACACTAAGGAGAACCATACTCCCCCAAGCATCTAGAGTATCGATACCTCCTCTGTCTAATTCCTTTATTAGTCTAGTAAAAGATACATCCTTGGCTGCTATGATTACTGTTACAGAAATGTTTCGTACAGCACAGCAAATAGCAGCCACGAATTATGAGTTCATGCTCATTTACACACAGGCTGCTTTTATTTATTGGACGATATGTTTGGGATTAACTTTTATTCAAGATCGAATTGAAAATCGTTTAGATCGATATATTGCAAAGTGA
- a CDS encoding amino acid ABC transporter ATP-binding protein: MIAVKDLHKQFGDNKVLQGMDLEVEKGKVIVLIGPSGSGKTTFLRCMNVLETPTSGVVRIGDLELNFDEKVTNKQMIELRKKTGMVFQAYNLFPHRTAIQNVMEGPLVVKGESAGKSLQKAAHLLDKVGLSDKMDLYPFQLSGGQQQRVGIARALAMDPEVMLFDEATSALDPELVGEVLKVMKQLAEEGMTMLVVTHEMNFAREVADEVIFMDQGVIVERGTPDMLFTNPRETRTQKFLNLIS; encoded by the coding sequence ATGATTGCCGTTAAAGATTTGCACAAACAATTTGGTGACAATAAGGTGTTACAAGGGATGGACCTTGAGGTGGAAAAAGGGAAGGTGATCGTCTTAATTGGCCCTTCGGGTTCGGGAAAAACAACTTTTCTTAGATGTATGAATGTGTTAGAAACCCCTACGTCAGGAGTTGTTCGGATTGGAGATTTAGAGCTTAATTTTGACGAGAAGGTTACAAATAAACAGATGATTGAGCTAAGGAAAAAAACGGGAATGGTATTTCAAGCATATAATTTATTCCCCCATCGAACAGCCATTCAAAATGTCATGGAAGGGCCACTCGTGGTTAAAGGAGAGTCAGCAGGAAAGTCGCTTCAAAAAGCGGCTCATTTATTAGACAAAGTGGGCCTATCGGACAAAATGGACCTGTATCCATTTCAACTATCTGGTGGACAGCAGCAACGTGTGGGGATCGCACGTGCGTTAGCGATGGATCCCGAAGTGATGTTGTTTGATGAAGCGACATCAGCACTCGATCCAGAGTTAGTCGGTGAAGTACTGAAAGTCATGAAGCAATTAGCTGAGGAAGGAATGACCATGCTTGTGGTCACTCACGAAATGAACTTTGCTAGAGAGGTGGCTGATGAAGTCATTTTTATGGACCAGGGTGTCATTGTAGAACGTGGAACACCTGACATGTTATTTACAAATCCAAGGGAAACACGTACACAAAAGTTTCTGAACTTGATCAGCTGA
- a CDS encoding multicopper oxidase family protein, with product MIFKNRSRLSVLVLVFISLAASSYAFALSADLTRDYFSAEDMPDKLHKGTKQFTIEASQMPWHYNDNLSEDIWAYNNTLPGQELRVRKGDRVQVTLVNDLDVPTTLHFHGMPLENDMDGVPGLTQDPVMPGETFVYDFIAEASGTYWYHSHQDGAEQVGKGLYGALIVEEFLKSKHDIDYTVMIAEKNSMNLNEHHDGHGEHDDHGDMNVEGHDTHGMMDEDHHGDSSDDHHMDHDMYDTLILNGKAAPDIKGVKVKEGDSVRLRFVNTGMFTQTVSIPGHSYKITHYDGQAVHKPTELEDVSFRIAPAERYDIEIEMSNPGAWGIQVKAEKMPEELVTYLPIVYEGSDLLPLNKAEASPHIFDFTSYGKAKNKGIKKIDQSLDMTFNEKDDGTFTINGKQAPHQEKYVVNEGDNVKVTIDNQTAKEHPMHLHGHFFYVVSKNGQSLSGSPVLKDTLNVAPGDTYEIVFQANNPGQWQFHCHELHHSAQGMVSGLHYQGFEADTYDGHDH from the coding sequence TTGATCTTTAAAAACAGATCTAGATTAAGTGTACTCGTTCTTGTATTCATTTCATTGGCAGCCTCAAGCTATGCCTTTGCCTTGTCAGCAGACCTCACTAGGGATTATTTCTCAGCGGAAGATATGCCTGACAAACTGCATAAAGGGACAAAGCAATTTACAATTGAGGCAAGTCAAATGCCATGGCATTATAACGACAATTTAAGTGAAGACATTTGGGCCTACAACAACACTTTACCGGGTCAAGAGTTGCGTGTACGGAAAGGAGATCGCGTACAGGTGACGTTAGTGAATGACCTAGACGTGCCGACAACACTTCACTTCCATGGGATGCCTTTGGAGAATGACATGGACGGTGTACCTGGTTTGACACAAGATCCGGTAATGCCAGGAGAAACTTTTGTTTATGATTTTATTGCCGAAGCTTCTGGTACATACTGGTATCACTCCCACCAAGACGGCGCTGAACAGGTAGGCAAGGGCTTATACGGTGCCCTCATCGTAGAAGAGTTTCTTAAGAGTAAGCATGATATTGATTACACAGTTATGATTGCTGAGAAAAACAGTATGAACTTGAATGAACATCATGATGGACATGGAGAGCATGATGACCATGGAGACATGAATGTAGAGGGACATGATACTCATGGGATGATGGATGAAGATCATCATGGAGATTCATCAGATGATCATCATATGGATCATGATATGTATGACACACTCATCCTCAATGGTAAAGCAGCTCCTGATATCAAAGGGGTCAAGGTAAAGGAAGGGGACTCTGTTCGGTTACGGTTTGTTAATACAGGTATGTTCACACAAACTGTCAGCATTCCAGGCCACAGCTATAAGATTACACATTATGACGGACAAGCCGTTCACAAACCCACCGAATTAGAGGATGTATCCTTTAGAATTGCACCTGCAGAAAGGTACGATATAGAAATTGAGATGAGTAACCCTGGTGCTTGGGGCATTCAAGTAAAAGCGGAAAAGATGCCAGAAGAACTTGTCACTTATCTACCTATTGTATATGAAGGGTCAGACCTTTTACCGCTAAACAAAGCGGAAGCATCACCCCATATCTTTGATTTTACCTCTTACGGTAAAGCAAAAAATAAGGGTATAAAAAAGATTGATCAGTCCCTAGACATGACGTTTAATGAAAAGGACGATGGTACATTCACCATTAATGGTAAACAAGCCCCTCATCAAGAAAAATATGTTGTGAACGAAGGGGACAATGTAAAGGTGACGATTGACAATCAAACAGCAAAAGAGCATCCAATGCATCTTCATGGTCATTTTTTCTACGTTGTAAGCAAGAATGGTCAATCCCTAAGCGGTTCTCCTGTGCTGAAAGATACGTTAAATGTAGCACCTGGGGACACATATGAGATCGTGTTTCAGGCAAATAATCCTGGACAATGGCAGTTCCACTGTCATGAATTACATCACTCAGCCCAAGGTATGGTATCTGGGTTACATTATCAGGGGTTCGAAGCTGACACGTATGACGGTCATGACCATTAA